Proteins from one Muntiacus reevesi chromosome X, mMunRee1.1, whole genome shotgun sequence genomic window:
- the LOC136153900 gene encoding odorant-binding protein-like, whose product MKVLFLTLVLGLVCSCQESPAEPHHSQLSGEWKTHYIASSNPEKTSENGPFNVYLRSINFNDKGDSVVFHFFVKYNGECIESFVTGTKIGDNVYTADYAGVNWFHFILVSEDGLIVSSENKDGAGKTSRVIGLLGKEDDVDDHDLERFKEEIRKFRIPEENIVDFTKGDDC is encoded by the exons ATGAAGGTCCTGTTTCTGACTTTGGTCCTTGGTCTGGtctgttcttgccaggagagtcCAGCTGAGCCACACCACTCACAG CTTTCAGGAGAATGGAAAACCCATTACATCGCCTCCAGTAACCCAGAGAAGACCAGTGAGAACGGGCCATTCAACGTTTATCTTCGCAGCATCAATTTTAATGACAAAGGGGACTCCGTTGTCTTCCACTTCTTTGTCAA GTACAACGGGGAATGCATAGAGTCATTTGTTACTGGAACAAAGATAGGAGACAACGTCTACACGGCTGACT ATGCAGGAGTCAATTGGTTCCACTTTATTCTGGTGTCCGAGGATGGTCTGATAGTGAGTTCTGAAAATAAGGATGGAGCAGGCAAGACATCCAGAGTCATTGGGCTCTTAG GCAAAGAAGATGATGTCGACGATCACGACCTGGAGAGATTCAAAGAGGAGATAAGAAAATTTAGGATTCCAGAGGAAAATATTGTGGATTTCACCAAGGGTG ATGACTGTTAG